A stretch of Malus sylvestris chromosome 11, drMalSylv7.2, whole genome shotgun sequence DNA encodes these proteins:
- the LOC126588462 gene encoding uncharacterized protein LOC126588462, with product MSGPSDRRFDLNLVEEAAPPSPDNIWRPSFVSPTGPLTVGDSVMKNDMTAAVVARNLLTPKDNRLLSKRSDELAVKDSLALSVQCAGSVSNMAQRLFARTRQVESLAAEVMSLKQEIRGLKHENKQLHRLAHDYATNMKRKLDQMKETDGQVLLDHQRFVGLFQRHLLPSSSGAVPRNEAPNDQPLMPPPSRVLSSTEAPNDPPPVPSLFGALPTAETSPKQPL from the coding sequence atgtctggcccctccgaccgtcgttttgacttgaaccttgttgaagaggcagccccgccttctccagacaacatatggcgcccatccttcgtctcccctactggtcctcttaccgttggggattccgtgatgaagaatgatatgaccgctgcggtggtggccaggaaccttctcactcccaaagataacagactactttccaaacggtctgatgagttagctgttaaggattcgctggctctcagtgttcagtgtgcaggttctgtgtctaatatggcccaacgcctatttgctcgaacccgccaagttgaatcattggcggctgaagtgatgagtctcaaacaggagattagagggctcaagcatgagaataaacagttgcaccggcttgcacatgactatgctacaaacatgaagaggaagcttgaccagatgaaggaaactgatggtcaggttttacttgatcatcagagatttgtgggtttgttccaaaggcatttattgccttcgtcttctggggctgtaccgcgtaatgaagctccaaatgatcaacctctgatgcctcctccttctagggttctgtccagtactgaggctccaaatgatccccctccggtgccttctctttttggggctctaccgactgctgagacttctcctaagcaacctttgtga